A stretch of the Psychroserpens sp. Hel_I_66 genome encodes the following:
- a CDS encoding type III pantothenate kinase, translating into MNLIIDVGNTYVKFAVFDKDKLKERVVANYDVFSDTANEVLNKYPKIDKAIISSVGKLKTSQITSLRKRVNVIELSHNLKLPFDNLYATPKTLGVDRIALVSAAVEQFPKKNVLIIDAGTCITYDFVNTKNQYLGGAISPGIRLRYRTLNNLTANLPLLETQMPKNILGDSTQSSIHSGVVFGVLKEMDGVIDDYVKKYSDLTVILTGGDTKFLSNQLKNSIFANSNFLLEGLNFILEYNSQ; encoded by the coding sequence ATGAATTTAATTATTGATGTTGGCAACACATATGTGAAGTTCGCTGTGTTTGACAAAGATAAGCTCAAAGAAAGAGTTGTCGCTAATTATGATGTATTCAGTGATACTGCTAATGAGGTCTTAAATAAATACCCTAAAATCGATAAAGCCATTATTTCTTCCGTAGGAAAATTGAAAACTTCACAAATTACGTCTCTTAGAAAGAGGGTTAATGTGATTGAACTTTCGCACAATCTTAAATTGCCTTTTGATAATTTATATGCCACACCAAAAACTTTGGGAGTAGATCGTATAGCTTTGGTAAGTGCTGCTGTAGAACAATTTCCGAAGAAAAATGTACTTATAATTGATGCAGGTACATGTATTACCTATGATTTTGTAAACACAAAAAACCAATATTTGGGAGGCGCAATCTCTCCAGGAATTCGCTTACGTTATAGAACCCTCAATAATTTAACAGCTAATCTACCGTTACTGGAGACGCAAATGCCTAAAAACATTTTAGGGGATTCTACCCAAAGCTCAATACACTCGGGTGTTGTCTTTGGAGTACTCAAAGAAATGGATGGTGTGATCGATGATTATGTTAAAAAATATTCAGATTTAACAGTTATTTTAACAGGAGGAGATACCAAATTCTTGTCAAACCAATTAAAAAATAGCATATTTGCCAACTCAAATTTTCTTTTAGAAGGTTTGAATTTTATTTTAGAATATAACTCACAATAA
- the ilvC gene encoding ketol-acid reductoisomerase, giving the protein MSNYFNTLPLREQLDQLGKCRFMDASEFEDGVNELTGKKIVIVGCGAQGLNQGLNMRDSGLDISYALRQAAIGQKRDSYKNATDNGFTVGTYEDLIPTADLVLNLTPDKQHTNVVKSVMPLMKKGATLSYSHGFNIVEEGTKIREDLTVIMVAPKCPGTEVREEYKRGFGVPTLIAVHPENDPENKGWAQAKAYAAATGGHRAGVLESSFIAEVKSDLMGEQTILCGLLQTGAILSFDKMVEEGIEADYAAKLIQYGWETITEALKHGGITNMMDRLSNPAKIEAFQLSEELKDIMRPLFEKHMDDIISGHFSKTMMQDWANDDVNLLKWRAATGETAFEKTALTPNHIAEQEYFDHGVLLVAFVKSGVELAFETMVSAGIIEDSAYYESLHELPLIANTIARKKLYEMNRVISDTAEYGCYLFDHACKPLLTDFMKTVDTNSIGTSFSSENGVDNIELIAVNDAIRNHPIEVVGKRLRAAMTAMKVIKTEDVKDTVLV; this is encoded by the coding sequence ATGTCAAATTATTTTAACACATTACCATTAAGGGAACAATTAGACCAATTAGGAAAGTGTCGTTTTATGGATGCTTCGGAATTTGAAGATGGCGTGAACGAACTAACCGGAAAGAAAATCGTTATCGTAGGCTGTGGTGCGCAAGGATTAAATCAAGGTCTAAACATGAGGGATTCTGGATTGGATATTTCATACGCTTTACGTCAAGCTGCGATTGGCCAAAAACGTGACTCTTATAAAAACGCTACCGATAACGGGTTTACTGTTGGCACTTATGAGGATTTGATTCCTACTGCAGATTTGGTTCTAAACCTAACACCAGATAAGCAACATACAAATGTTGTAAAATCTGTAATGCCCTTAATGAAAAAAGGCGCAACCTTAAGTTACTCTCATGGATTTAATATTGTTGAAGAAGGAACGAAAATCCGTGAGGATTTAACGGTAATTATGGTAGCGCCAAAATGTCCAGGAACAGAAGTTAGAGAAGAATACAAACGTGGTTTTGGCGTGCCAACCTTAATTGCTGTGCACCCAGAAAATGACCCAGAAAATAAAGGATGGGCTCAGGCAAAAGCATATGCTGCTGCAACGGGTGGACATCGTGCTGGTGTTTTAGAATCGTCATTTATTGCCGAAGTAAAAAGTGATTTAATGGGAGAGCAAACGATACTTTGCGGTTTACTTCAAACAGGTGCAATTCTCTCGTTCGATAAAATGGTCGAGGAAGGGATTGAGGCAGATTATGCAGCAAAACTCATTCAGTACGGTTGGGAAACCATTACTGAGGCTTTAAAGCATGGAGGCATCACCAATATGATGGACCGCTTATCTAATCCAGCTAAAATTGAAGCTTTTCAGCTTTCCGAAGAATTAAAAGATATTATGCGTCCATTATTTGAAAAACATATGGATGATATCATTTCTGGTCATTTCTCAAAAACAATGATGCAAGATTGGGCAAATGACGATGTCAACCTTTTAAAATGGAGAGCTGCAACCGGTGAAACTGCATTTGAGAAAACCGCTCTAACACCTAATCATATTGCTGAACAAGAATATTTTGACCATGGCGTTTTGCTGGTCGCATTCGTGAAATCTGGTGTAGAGTTAGCGTTCGAAACTATGGTAAGTGCAGGAATTATTGAAGATTCTGCTTATTACGAATCACTCCACGAACTGCCATTAATTGCAAACACAATCGCAAGGAAAAAACTCTATGAAATGAACCGCGTCATTTCTGATACTGCGGAGTATGGTTGCTATTTATTTGACCATGCCTGTAAGCCATTGTTGACAGATTTTATGAAAACAGTAGATACAAATAGTATTGGAACCTCTTTTTCTTCGGAAAATGGAGTTGATAATATCGAACTAATTGCTGTAAATGATGCTATTAGAAATCATCCAATAGAAGTTGTAGGCAAACGTTTAAGAGCTGCAATGACAGCCATGAAAGTAATTAAGACTGAAGACGTAAAAGACACTGTTTTAGTATAG
- the ilvN gene encoding acetolactate synthase small subunit, which produces MSQEKQIYTVSIYTENNIGLLNRISAIFQRRHINIESINSSVSEIENVSKWTILVQLSEERMKKIIGQIEKQVEVIKAFYHTEDETIYQESCMFKIKSDLLFDERQIQNIIKESNARIVTVNKEFFVIEKSGKKEEIDLLHRELTVFGIMQFTRSGRIAVTKDEMKISTMLKALQH; this is translated from the coding sequence ATGAGTCAAGAAAAACAAATATATACGGTATCTATTTATACTGAAAACAACATAGGGTTATTAAACCGTATTTCGGCAATTTTCCAAAGACGACATATTAACATCGAAAGTATTAACTCTTCGGTTTCTGAAATTGAAAATGTGTCTAAATGGACCATTCTCGTCCAACTTTCCGAAGAACGAATGAAAAAAATAATCGGTCAAATAGAGAAACAGGTCGAGGTCATAAAAGCGTTTTACCATACGGAAGATGAGACCATCTATCAAGAATCCTGTATGTTTAAAATTAAGTCAGATTTATTGTTTGACGAGCGTCAAATCCAAAATATCATAAAAGAAAGCAATGCTAGAATTGTTACAGTCAACAAAGAGTTTTTTGTTATTGAAAAGTCTGGCAAAAAAGAAGAAATAGATTTATTACATAGAGAACTAACTGTTTTTGGGATCATGCAATTTACCCGTTCTGGACGTATTGCAGTCACTAAAGATGAAATGAAAATATCAACAATGCTTAAAGCGTTGCAACATTAA
- a CDS encoding hemolysin family protein, with product MDFSIIIIIVMLLLSAFFSGMEIAYVSSNKIHIEIEKKQGDFLANILTRLTAKPSKFIATMLIGNNIALVIYGFVMGDVLVSWFQSMLPSNYTIITYLLSDLSLLTQTIISTIIILFTAEFLPKVFFQIYANSFLKIFAFPAYMFYLLFWFLSYFIITISDIILKRFFKTEGDDVQLAMTKVELGNYISEQMESVEEHDEVDSEIQIFQNALEFSEVKAREVMIPRTEITAVEVKNSIENVSAIFIESGLSKILVYKESIDDILGYVHSFELFKKPTSIKSIVMPVVYVPATMLVKDVLNILTKKRKSMAVVIDEYGGTAGIMTIEDIVEELVGEIEDEHDSVALIEEKLEINKYKFSARLEVDYLNETYKLNLPDGENYETLGGLIVDETEQIPQVNDQIIIGNIKFTILEVSSTKIDVVILQVIDLD from the coding sequence ATGGATTTTAGCATCATAATCATTATTGTAATGTTATTGCTTTCGGCTTTTTTCTCCGGAATGGAAATCGCTTATGTCTCCTCAAACAAAATCCACATAGAAATTGAGAAAAAACAAGGCGATTTTCTAGCTAATATCTTAACGAGACTTACTGCAAAACCGTCCAAATTTATAGCCACAATGCTAATTGGCAACAATATAGCTTTGGTAATTTATGGTTTTGTAATGGGAGATGTGTTGGTAAGTTGGTTTCAATCTATGCTGCCCTCAAATTATACGATAATAACGTATTTATTAAGCGATTTGAGTTTGCTTACCCAAACCATTATCTCAACGATAATTATATTATTTACTGCGGAATTTCTACCAAAGGTATTCTTTCAAATCTATGCCAATTCATTCTTAAAGATCTTTGCTTTCCCAGCGTATATGTTCTATTTGCTGTTTTGGTTCTTGTCCTATTTTATAATTACCATTTCAGATATTATCTTGAAACGTTTTTTTAAAACTGAAGGTGACGACGTGCAACTGGCCATGACTAAAGTTGAGCTTGGAAACTATATTAGTGAGCAAATGGAATCTGTTGAAGAGCACGACGAGGTAGATAGCGAAATACAGATTTTTCAGAATGCGCTAGAATTTTCCGAAGTAAAAGCTCGTGAAGTTATGATACCGCGAACAGAGATTACTGCTGTAGAAGTAAAAAATTCCATAGAAAATGTAAGTGCTATTTTTATTGAATCTGGTTTATCAAAAATTCTAGTTTACAAAGAAAGTATAGACGATATTTTAGGCTACGTACATTCATTTGAGCTCTTTAAAAAGCCAACATCAATTAAATCTATAGTGATGCCAGTGGTATATGTGCCAGCTACTATGTTGGTCAAGGATGTGCTAAATATTTTGACTAAAAAGCGGAAAAGTATGGCTGTTGTTATTGATGAGTATGGAGGTACAGCAGGAATTATGACCATTGAGGATATTGTTGAAGAGCTTGTTGGGGAGATTGAGGATGAGCACGATAGCGTAGCTTTAATTGAAGAAAAATTAGAAATTAATAAGTATAAGTTTTCTGCAAGATTAGAGGTTGACTACCTAAACGAAACTTATAAACTCAATTTGCCAGATGGCGAAAATTATGAGACTTTAGGTGGTCTTATTGTTGACGAAACAGAGCAAATCCCACAGGTAAACGATCAAATTATTATTGGAAATATAAAATTCACAATACTAGAAGTGTCTTCTACAAAAATAGATGTTGTGATCCTACAGGTTATTGATTTAGATTAA
- the ilvB gene encoding biosynthetic-type acetolactate synthase large subunit, with amino-acid sequence MKETQTINKQKEKESKTERISGSEAIIKCLLAEGVDILYGYPGGAIMPVYDELYKYRNKIHHVLTRHEQGATHAAQGYARISGKVGVAMATSGPGATNLITGIADAQIDSTPMVCITGQVASHLLGSDAFQETDIVGISTPVTKWNCQITEASQIPEAIAKAFYIAKSGRPGPVLVDITKDAQFEEFDFKYEKCKGVRSYKPVPDTDIDSLKEAAELINNAKQPMIVWGQGVILSEAEEEFKAVVEKAGIPSAWTILGASALPTSHDLNIGMVGMHGNYAPNVLTNQCDVLIAIGMRFDDRVTGNLASYAKQAKIIHFEIDPAEIDKNVKTDVAVLGDAKASLKALLPLLNENKHEAWHQKFKDLYKIEYEKVINNDLNPTKEGLTMGEVLKEINIQTKGEAAIVSDVGQHQMIACRYADFKKSKSNITSGGLGTMGFALPAAIGAKMAAPDREVVAIIGDGGYQMTIQELGTIFQQKVPVKIVVLNNEFLGMVRQWQQLFFDKRYASTEMVNPDFVAIAKGYYIDAKKVTERKDLKAAVKEMMDCEGPYFLEVRVEKEDNVFPMIPTGASVSEIRLE; translated from the coding sequence ATGAAAGAAACTCAAACTATAAATAAACAAAAAGAAAAAGAATCCAAAACAGAACGTATTTCTGGTAGTGAAGCCATCATCAAATGTTTGTTGGCAGAAGGTGTCGATATTCTTTATGGATATCCTGGAGGTGCAATTATGCCTGTTTATGATGAGCTTTATAAGTACCGAAATAAAATTCACCATGTGCTTACACGTCATGAGCAAGGCGCAACTCATGCTGCGCAAGGGTATGCAAGAATTTCAGGGAAAGTTGGAGTTGCAATGGCGACTTCGGGTCCTGGAGCCACAAATCTAATTACTGGAATTGCAGATGCTCAAATAGATTCTACACCAATGGTCTGCATTACAGGTCAAGTAGCTTCTCATTTATTGGGCAGCGATGCATTTCAAGAAACCGATATTGTTGGTATCTCAACACCTGTTACTAAATGGAATTGTCAAATTACCGAAGCTTCGCAAATCCCAGAAGCCATAGCTAAAGCGTTTTACATCGCAAAAAGCGGAAGACCAGGTCCTGTTTTGGTTGACATCACAAAAGATGCACAGTTTGAAGAATTTGACTTTAAGTATGAAAAATGTAAAGGCGTAAGAAGTTACAAACCTGTTCCAGATACCGATATAGATTCTCTTAAAGAAGCTGCAGAGCTTATAAACAATGCAAAACAACCAATGATAGTTTGGGGACAAGGCGTTATTTTAAGCGAAGCTGAAGAAGAGTTCAAAGCAGTCGTTGAAAAAGCTGGAATCCCATCTGCATGGACTATCTTGGGAGCTTCTGCTTTACCAACATCTCATGATTTAAATATCGGCATGGTTGGAATGCACGGTAACTATGCGCCAAATGTACTAACCAATCAATGTGATGTATTGATAGCAATTGGGATGCGTTTTGATGATCGTGTTACAGGAAATTTAGCATCATATGCTAAACAAGCTAAAATCATTCACTTTGAGATTGATCCTGCCGAAATAGATAAAAACGTTAAAACAGATGTCGCAGTTCTTGGTGATGCTAAAGCAAGCCTGAAAGCATTATTGCCTTTGTTAAATGAAAACAAACACGAAGCATGGCATCAAAAATTTAAGGATTTATATAAAATTGAATACGAAAAAGTTATCAATAACGACTTAAACCCAACAAAGGAAGGCCTAACTATGGGAGAAGTCTTAAAAGAAATAAACATTCAAACCAAAGGTGAAGCTGCTATAGTAAGTGATGTTGGTCAACACCAAATGATTGCCTGTCGTTATGCAGATTTCAAAAAGAGCAAAAGTAATATTACCTCTGGTGGATTAGGCACTATGGGTTTCGCACTACCTGCAGCTATTGGCGCTAAAATGGCAGCTCCAGATCGAGAAGTCGTCGCTATTATTGGAGATGGTGGCTACCAAATGACCATTCAAGAATTAGGTACTATTTTTCAGCAGAAAGTACCAGTGAAAATCGTGGTTCTAAACAATGAATTTCTTGGGATGGTTCGCCAGTGGCAACAACTATTTTTTGATAAGCGCTATGCTTCTACGGAAATGGTAAATCCAGATTTTGTGGCTATTGCAAAAGGCTATTACATCGATGCCAAAAAAGTGACAGAACGAAAAGATTTAAAAGCTGCTGTTAAAGAAATGATGGATTGTGAAGGTCCTTATTTTTTAGAAGTAAGAGTAGAGAAAGAAGATAATGTTTTCCCAATGATCCCAACAGGAGCAAGTGTTTCAGAAATAAGATTAGAATAA
- the lptC gene encoding LPS export ABC transporter periplasmic protein LptC: MKINSLHIKTYIVTTFVVTMFFSCDNNFKEVQQIGVLQNQPIGEAKNINLKYTEAEDSIGRIVANLESPKMLDYSNRDFSFSEFPDGLRLSLYDENNQKNIVLADYGIVYNATDLIDLQGNVILITPQKDSLFAEQMYYDQKREWLFSNLPVRLKSATANNGHGDIFDSDTKFKNYTILEGRGDMILKD, translated from the coding sequence ATGAAAATAAATAGTTTACATATAAAAACTTACATAGTCACAACATTTGTTGTGACTATGTTTTTTTCATGTGATAACAACTTTAAAGAGGTCCAGCAAATTGGTGTGCTTCAAAACCAGCCTATTGGCGAAGCAAAAAACATCAACCTTAAATACACAGAGGCGGAAGATTCTATAGGTCGCATCGTTGCAAATCTAGAAAGCCCTAAAATGCTGGATTATTCTAATAGAGATTTTTCATTTTCAGAGTTTCCAGATGGATTACGGTTATCATTGTATGATGAGAATAATCAAAAAAATATAGTTTTGGCAGATTATGGTATTGTTTACAATGCAACAGATTTAATTGATCTTCAAGGAAATGTTATTTTAATCACTCCTCAAAAAGATAGCTTATTTGCAGAGCAAATGTATTACGACCAAAAGCGCGAATGGCTATTTTCTAATTTACCAGTGCGTTTAAAATCGGCAACAGCAAATAATGGTCATGGTGATATTTTTGATTCGGACACCAAATTTAAAAACTACACAATTTTAGAAGGACGTGGAGATATGATATTAAAAGATTAA
- a CDS encoding tetratricopeptide repeat protein, whose translation MKTKFTLIMAALLLVTNFGFAQQDEECMLNLTLMNDYVKSKKFDEAYEPWMKVRNKCPKFNIAIYKYGEKILDHKIENSTGADKTAFINDYMLLLDGAGEHFSSKYSKGEIEEQKALLMYESQKELGLTDMQIYDAFDNVFKNYRDDFESTKGLYVYFTKTVDLFKAGEFELQKVFNTYDDVNDRLDELNASYAKDLNKLLEKEEAGTALTKTEGKYKPYYQAKLEANDKISGSLDAYIGDLANCENLIPLYKKDFENNRNDGEWLKRAVSKMYNKECTDDPLYVELVKAYDQTDPSAESKYFVYTVLRDQGNNSEADKYLKESYNLQTDPIKKARMAKRTANDLKKRGSYSSARNYYREALKLNPSDGTPHLYIASMYAQSANDCGTDSFNKRAVFWYAAQEARRAGQVDPGLASNASKAAASYEGNAPTKSEIFSQNMAGKTINIGCWIGGSVKVPNL comes from the coding sequence ATGAAAACGAAATTCACATTAATCATGGCAGCTTTGTTATTGGTGACAAACTTTGGGTTTGCTCAGCAAGATGAAGAATGTATGCTTAACTTAACATTGATGAACGATTATGTTAAGAGCAAAAAATTTGACGAAGCTTATGAGCCTTGGATGAAGGTTAGAAATAAGTGCCCTAAATTTAATATCGCTATTTACAAGTATGGTGAGAAAATTTTAGATCATAAAATTGAAAATTCAACCGGAGCAGATAAAACTGCTTTTATAAATGATTACATGTTGTTATTGGATGGGGCTGGAGAACATTTCTCCAGTAAATATTCAAAAGGTGAAATAGAAGAGCAAAAAGCGCTATTAATGTATGAGAGCCAAAAAGAATTAGGCCTTACAGATATGCAAATCTATGATGCTTTTGATAACGTTTTCAAAAACTATAGAGACGATTTTGAGAGCACTAAAGGCTTATATGTCTATTTTACAAAAACGGTAGATTTATTTAAAGCGGGTGAATTTGAACTACAAAAAGTGTTTAATACGTATGACGATGTTAATGATAGATTGGATGAGCTCAATGCTAGTTATGCTAAAGATTTGAATAAGTTGCTAGAGAAAGAAGAGGCAGGTACAGCTTTAACAAAAACTGAAGGGAAATACAAGCCTTACTACCAAGCTAAGTTAGAAGCTAACGATAAAATATCTGGAAGTTTAGATGCTTACATTGGTGACTTGGCAAATTGTGAAAACCTAATTCCATTATATAAGAAGGATTTTGAGAACAACAGAAATGATGGCGAGTGGTTAAAAAGAGCTGTAAGCAAGATGTACAATAAAGAGTGTACTGATGACCCTTTATATGTTGAATTGGTGAAGGCTTATGATCAAACAGACCCTTCTGCAGAATCAAAATACTTTGTTTACACTGTATTACGTGACCAAGGAAACAACAGTGAAGCAGATAAGTATTTAAAAGAGTCTTACAACTTACAAACAGATCCTATTAAAAAAGCTAGAATGGCTAAAAGAACTGCAAACGATTTGAAAAAGAGAGGAAGCTACAGTTCTGCTAGAAATTACTATAGAGAAGCATTAAAATTAAATCCATCTGATGGTACTCCACACTTATACATCGCATCTATGTATGCACAAAGTGCTAATGATTGTGGTACAGACAGTTTTAATAAAAGAGCAGTATTCTGGTATGCAGCTCAAGAAGCTAGAAGAGCAGGTCAAGTTGATCCAGGATTAGCAAGTAATGCTTCAAAAGCAGCAGCATCATACGAAGGTAACGCGCCTACAAAGTCTGAGATTTTCTCTCAAAATATGGCTGGAAAAACAATTAACATTGGATGTTGGATTGGTGGTAGCGTTAAAGTGCCAAATCTATAA
- a CDS encoding outer membrane protein transport protein — MIKKLVIVLVAFFATQSYAQEGTASPYSFYGIGSLKFKGTVENRSMGGLSIYTDSIHVNLRNPAAYAGSNLKIWNNENRPVKFSVGASNNSITLKANSGEAEVSTTTFDYLALSLPLGKFGFGVGLVPYTSVGYKLEDTDADMILNRYSGQGGVNRAFAGFGYRITDKLSAGIDMNYNFGNIQNSAIEFVYDSEGNLVQYQSRENNRSDLSGLNFNIGLNYKTMINEKLELQAGLTYSPKSDLSSLNERSFSTIVISAQTGQEFVINQIDADLESQGLDETDLTLPSRFSFGAGIGAPRKWFLGAEYTRQNTSEFSNPIVSIENANFVNASNISIGGFYIPDYNSFGSYWKRATYRAGLHVENTGLEINNETIREFGMSFGVGLPVGNMFSNANLGIEFGRRGTTNQNLIQENFFRLQFSLSLNDRWFEKRKYN; from the coding sequence ATGATAAAAAAACTTGTAATAGTTTTAGTCGCTTTTTTTGCAACACAATCGTACGCGCAAGAGGGTACAGCTTCTCCATATTCTTTCTACGGAATTGGAAGCTTAAAGTTTAAAGGCACAGTTGAAAACAGAAGTATGGGTGGATTGAGCATCTATACAGATAGTATACATGTTAACCTTAGAAATCCTGCTGCTTACGCTGGTTCAAACCTTAAAATTTGGAATAACGAAAACCGTCCCGTAAAATTCTCGGTAGGCGCAAGCAATAATAGCATAACCTTAAAAGCAAATTCCGGAGAAGCAGAGGTAAGCACCACAACTTTTGATTATCTAGCGCTTTCATTGCCTTTGGGCAAGTTTGGCTTTGGTGTTGGTTTAGTTCCATATACCTCGGTTGGCTACAAATTGGAAGACACTGATGCGGATATGATTTTAAATAGATATAGTGGTCAAGGAGGTGTAAACAGAGCTTTTGCAGGATTTGGTTATAGAATTACAGATAAGCTAAGTGCTGGAATTGATATGAATTATAACTTCGGAAATATCCAAAACAGCGCCATAGAGTTCGTTTATGATTCCGAAGGAAATCTAGTTCAATACCAATCTAGAGAAAATAACAGATCAGATTTAAGTGGTTTAAACTTTAATATAGGTTTAAACTATAAAACGATGATCAATGAAAAATTAGAGCTCCAGGCTGGGTTAACGTATTCGCCAAAGAGCGATTTGTCATCTTTAAATGAGCGCTCGTTCTCTACAATAGTGATCAGTGCGCAAACAGGACAAGAATTTGTAATCAATCAAATTGATGCAGATTTAGAGTCACAAGGTCTTGATGAAACAGATTTGACCTTGCCATCAAGATTTTCATTTGGTGCAGGTATTGGAGCTCCGAGAAAATGGTTTTTAGGTGCAGAATATACGAGACAAAACACAAGTGAATTTTCAAACCCTATAGTTTCAATAGAAAATGCTAATTTTGTAAACGCTTCAAATATATCTATTGGAGGTTTTTATATACCAGACTATAATTCTTTTGGAAGTTATTGGAAACGAGCAACCTATAGAGCTGGATTGCACGTGGAGAATACTGGATTAGAAATCAATAATGAGACGATAAGAGAGTTTGGCATGTCTTTTGGAGTAGGTCTACCAGTCGGGAATATGTTTTCAAATGCAAACCTTGGTATTGAGTTCGGGAGAAGAGGAACAACAAACCAAAATCTCATTCAAGAAAACTTTTTCAGATTACAATTTAGTCTATCATTAAATGATAGATGGTTTGAAAAAAGAAAATATAACTAA
- the ilvD gene encoding dihydroxy-acid dehydratase has protein sequence MNQLNKYSKTVTQDPSQPAAQAMLHAIGLTKEDFYKPIIGIASTGYEGNPCNMHLNDLAKLVKEGTKNEDIVGLIFNTIGVSDGISMGTPGMRYSLPSRDIIADSMETVVQAMSYDGLITVVGCDKNMPGALMAMIRLNRPSILVYGGTIDSGCHNGKKLDVVSAFEAWGSKVAGTMDETEYQNILEKACPGAGACGGMYTANTMASAIEALGMTLPFNSSNPALSDAKKTESVKAGEALRILLEKDIKPSDIITRKSLENAVRLVTILGGSTNAVLHFLAIARAAQIDFTLKDFQDISDNTPFLADLKPSGKYLMEDVHAVGGIPAVLKYLLKKGLIHGDCLTVTGKTIAENLLDVNDLKEGQDVIKSIEDPIKISGHLRMLYGNLATEGSVAKITGKEGLRFQGKAKVFEGEYAANDGIRDGKVEKGDVVVIRYEGPKGGPGMPEMLKPTAAIMGAGLGKDVALITDGRFSGGTHGFVVGHITPEAQEGGTIALVKDGDIITIDADSNTISVDISEEELKERKVKWKAPVLKFERGVLYKYAKTVSSASKGCVTDEF, from the coding sequence ATGAACCAACTAAACAAGTACAGTAAAACCGTTACACAAGATCCATCTCAACCTGCAGCGCAAGCCATGCTTCATGCCATTGGATTAACCAAAGAAGATTTTTACAAACCAATAATAGGCATTGCAAGCACGGGATACGAGGGCAACCCATGTAATATGCACCTTAACGATTTAGCAAAACTGGTTAAGGAAGGCACCAAAAATGAAGATATCGTAGGATTAATTTTTAACACCATTGGCGTAAGTGACGGTATCTCAATGGGAACACCAGGAATGCGCTATTCGCTACCATCTCGTGATATCATTGCAGATTCTATGGAAACTGTCGTGCAAGCCATGAGTTACGATGGACTGATTACAGTTGTTGGTTGCGACAAAAATATGCCAGGTGCTTTAATGGCAATGATAAGGCTAAATAGACCAAGTATTTTAGTTTATGGCGGAACCATAGATTCGGGATGCCACAATGGTAAAAAGTTAGACGTAGTTTCTGCATTTGAAGCTTGGGGAAGCAAAGTTGCTGGTACAATGGACGAAACCGAATACCAGAACATTTTAGAAAAAGCATGTCCTGGAGCTGGAGCTTGTGGTGGCATGTACACTGCTAACACAATGGCTTCTGCAATTGAAGCTTTGGGCATGACCTTACCGTTTAATTCATCAAACCCTGCGTTGAGCGATGCTAAAAAAACAGAATCTGTAAAAGCTGGTGAAGCATTAAGGATCTTATTAGAAAAAGACATAAAACCGTCAGATATAATTACTAGAAAATCATTAGAAAATGCAGTTCGTTTAGTTACAATTCTTGGAGGCTCTACCAATGCAGTATTACATTTTTTGGCAATTGCAAGAGCTGCCCAAATAGATTTCACACTTAAAGATTTTCAGGATATAAGTGACAATACTCCTTTTTTAGCTGATTTAAAACCTAGCGGAAAATATCTAATGGAAGACGTTCACGCTGTTGGCGGAATTCCTGCAGTTTTAAAGTATCTTCTGAAAAAAGGCCTCATTCATGGCGATTGTTTAACCGTTACCGGGAAAACCATAGCTGAAAACTTATTAGATGTCAACGATTTAAAAGAAGGGCAAGACGTTATAAAATCAATCGAAGACCCAATCAAAATCTCAGGGCATCTAAGAATGCTCTACGGAAATTTAGCAACCGAAGGTTCTGTAGCTAAAATAACAGGAAAAGAAGGCTTGCGTTTTCAAGGAAAAGCTAAAGTGTTTGAAGGAGAATATGCTGCAAATGATGGCATTCGTGATGGTAAAGTAGAAAAAGGCGATGTCGTGGTTATTCGCTATGAAGGACCAAAAGGAGGTCCAGGCATGCCAGAAATGCTAAAACCTACCGCAGCCATTATGGGAGCTGGTTTAGGAAAGGATGTGGCATTGATTACAGACGGAAGATTTTCTGGAGGAACCCACGGTTTTGTCGTAGGTCATATTACACCAGAAGCTCAAGAAGGAGGCACAATCGCTCTTGTCAAAGATGGAGACATCATTACTATTGATGCAGATAGCAATACCATTTCGGTTGATATTTCCGAAGAAGAACTAAAAGAAAGAAAAGTAAAATGGAAAGCTCCAGTACTCAAATTTGAACGAGGGGTTCTCTATAAATATGCAAAAACAGTGTCGTCTGCTTCAAAAGGATGTGTTACCGATGAATTTTAA